One Anthonomus grandis grandis chromosome 15, icAntGran1.3, whole genome shotgun sequence DNA segment encodes these proteins:
- the LOC126745014 gene encoding tektin-2 produces MSVVTYEKPLPHIGLADWFAKQWEIQQTNDARRTDAFNLRHESRQLRNETNIKTNWDTYHNNVRLADRVTELDRWKDLLEAALQRIDKETSLLKDEKFETEKEIDALGIPIGVISECISMRDNRQGAELTYDEGDTELKKELCVVESVKKMLSERCQEAWEKINKLNEVRFKLNLDINDKHEAIEIDKDQLTLDKNCANISFKTDPLRIVKNSLPYESWLEHSRYVKLLADDELADTLRLREALFVVRERAKNDMLAQRDRVDFILRKRIYQTQKARNEIEWQQLKMREEMEKVAKEIRTLEDALQAKTDALKLAETRLENRSYRPGFELARDEAEQGLKDEVLQLRQTRKDLLDKINCAKATYNALEDQQVMIDRELENKNQSLMTDIRCLDLRARLREGKFAGPETQTDRNIELTQMSKEIPPT; encoded by the exons ATGTCTGTGGTGACGTACGAAAAACCACTGCCACACATCGGGCTCGCCGACTGGTTTGCCAAGCAATGGGAAATCCAGCAGACGAACGACGCACGTCGAACCGACGCTTTCAACTTACGCCACGAATCCCGACAGTTGAGAAACGAGACGAACATCAAAACAAATTGGGATACTTACCATAACAATGTGCGATTGGCCGATCGAGTGACCGAATTGGATCGGTGGAAG GACCTTTTGGAGGCTGCTCTACAGAGGATCGATAAGGAAACAAGCCTTTTAAAAGATGAGAAGTTTGAAACCGAAAAAGAGATTGACGCCCTTGGCATACCAATCGGTGTAATATCTGAGTGTATCTCAATGAGAGACAACCGGCAAGGTGCTGAGCTGACTTACGATGAAGGAGATACTGAACTGAAGAAG gaactTTGTGTAGTCGAAAGCGTGAAAAAGATGCTTAGCGAGCGCTGCCAAGAAGCATGGGAGAAGATCAATAAGCTCAACGAGGTGCGGTTCAAACTAAACTTGGATATCAACGATAAACACGAGGCGATCGAGATCGATAAGGATCAACTGACTTTGGATAAAAACTGTGCCAATATAAGCTTTAAAACCGATCCATTAAGGATCGTGAAGAA TTCTCTTCCGTACGAGTCCTGGTTAGAGCACAGCCGTTACGTGAAACTGTTGGCCGACGATGAGTTGGCGGACACTCTACGTCTGCGCGAGGCCCTTTTCGTGGTGCGCGAGCGTGCAAAAAACGACATGCTCGCGCAACGGGATCGCGTCGACTTTATCCTGCGCAAGCGGATCTACCAAACGCAAAAGGCGCGCAACGAAATCGAGTGGCAGCAGTTGAAGATGCGCGAGGAAATGGAAAAG GTCGCCAAGGAAATACGCACCCTCGAAGATGCTCTACAGGCCAAAACCGATGCGTTGAAACTAGCAGAGACCAGACTGGAAAATCg GTCATATCGTCCAGGTTTTGAGCTAGCTAGAGACGAAGCTGAGCAAGGTCTAAAAGACGAGGTCCTGCAGCTTAGACAAACGAGAAAAGACCTCCTGGACAAGATCAATTGCGCCAAAGCGACTTATAACGCGTTGGAGGATCAGCAAGTGATGATCGATCGCGAATTGGAAAACAAGAACCAGTCATTGATGACTGACATTAG GTGCTTGGATCTCAGAGCCAGACTGAGGGAAGGCAAGTTCGCCGGTCCAGAAACTCAAACCGATCGGAATATCGAACTGACACAAATGTCCAAGGAAATTCCACCGACGTGA